The Streptomyces sp. RKND-216 genomic sequence GCCTCGCCCTCCAGATTGGGGTCGGTGGCCAGGATCAACTCCGTCACCGAACCGTCCGCGAGCCTGGTCATCAGCTCACGGATACGCAGATCGTCCGGGCCCACGCCCTCGATCGGACTGATCGCCCCGCCCAGCACGTGGTACCGGCCGCGGAACTCCCGGGTCCGCTCGATCGCGACGACGTCCTTCGGCTCCTCCACCACGCAGATCAGCGCGGGGTCGCGGCGCGGGTCCTGGCAGACCCGGCACTGCTCGGCCTGCGCGACGTTGCCGCAGACCGCGCAGAAGCGGACCTTCTCCTTCACCTCGGTGAGGGCCGACGCGAGGCGCCGGACATCGGTCGGCTCCGCCTGGAGGATATGGAAGGCGATCCGCTGCGCGCTCTTCGGACCGACGCCGGGCAGCCTGCCCAACTCGTCGATGAGGTCCTGGACCACGCCTTCGTACACGGATGCCTGCTCTCACTCCCCGGGAACCGACTCCCGGCTCTGCCGTACGCCGTACGGTAGTCGCCCGCGGCCCGCGGCTGCTACCGCATCGGCGGTTGTCGTACCGGACCGCCGCAGGTCACCCGGGCGGCCCGGGGCACGCTTCACGCAGGGGGCGTCCGGCGTGGCACCGAAGCGGAGGACCAGGAGGGGACGACGCGGCGCCCACGCGGCGGTGCCGCCGGCACGGACGCGCGTACGTCACCCCGTGCGGCCGTCAGAAGGGCATGCCCGGCATGCCACCCAGCCCCTGTGCCAGCGGGCCGAGCTTCTGCTGCGCCAGCTCCTGGGCCTCGTTGTTCGCGTCCCGCACGGCGGCGACCACCAGGTCGGCAAGGGTCTCCGTGTCCTGCGGGTCCACGGCCCCGGGATCGATCACCAGACCCTGGAGCTCACCGGAACCATTGACCGTCGCCTTGACCAGACCACCGCCCGCCGACCCCTCGACGTGGGCCTGCGCGAGCTCCTCCTGCGCCGCCGCGAGGTCCTGCTGCATCTTCTGCGCCTGCTGCAGCAGCTGCTGCATGTCGGGCTGGCCACCACCGGGAATCACGACTGGCTCCTGGTCGTCGAGGACATGTGTACGCGCCCGAGCCTACGTGTTCGGCGCCGCGTTCGCGGCCCTCCCCACCAGCCGCCCGCCGACGCCGCGCCCCCGCGCCCGGAGCGGGCACGCCGACTCGGTGGGCCGACTCCCCCGCGCGACCCCGCACCCGGCCCGGACTGCAGGTGGCGTGGCGCACGACCCGCTGCACGGCCCGCCCGGGAGACTCATCCGGCTGACCGGCACGAGCCCGTCAGTCGTGCGGGATCTCCTCGATCACCGTGGCGCCCAGTTCGCGCACGATCAGGTCGTAGCCCGAGAGGGCGCTCTCGTCGAGGTCGGCGTCGTCGTCCGCCGGCATGTCGTCCTCGATGGACGAGGGTGGAGCCGCAGGTGCCGCCACCGGTGCCGACGGACGGGGAGCCGCGCCCGCCTCCGCTCCCGCCGGCGCGGTCTGGGCGTACGCCAGGGCTTGGCGCGCGCCCACCGACGGGGATGCGGCCGAAGCGCCACCTCCCCCTCCGGGACCCGCGCCGTCACCGGCGCCGGGTGGTGGGGACGGGTGCGGGACCGCTCCCGCACCGGGGCCCGGCGACGTACCGCCGCCGCCCCACCCGGAACCACCTGCGCCTCCGGGCCCTCCGTGGCCGCCCTGCCCCGGTCCCGGCCCCCGGCCGCCGCCGCTCGCCGGTCCGGAACCGGCGCCGCCGGACGGATCGACGACCGCTTCGACCTTCCACTGCACGCCGACCGCGTCGTTCAGCGCCTGCACGAGCACCTCGACGCTGCCGCCGTTCGCGAAGCTGTCCCGCGCACCGGAGGTGGAGAACCCGACCTGGAGCGTCGTGCCGTCGAAGCCGACGACCTGGGCGTTCTGGCTGAGGAGGATCCAGGTGAAGCGGCGACGGTTCTTGACCGCCTCGAGGATCTGCGGCCACAACTGCCGCACCTGAGCCGCGCCCTGCGCGCTGTCCTGGGACGGCGCCTGAGGCTGCTGGGACTGCTGCGGCTGCTGCCCCGCCCCAGGTGGCTGGGACTGCTGCGGCTGTGCTGCGGGCGGCCCGGCCGCCTGCCCCTGCTCCGGGGCGGCCTCGGCGGACGGGGCCGTGGAGCCCGCACCCCCTCCCGCGCCGGGCCACTCTCCCGGTCGCCGCTCCGCCTGCTGCTTGGGCTGCTGTGGCTGCCGTGGTTCCTGAGCGCCCTCGGCGGGCCCGGTGCCCGTCGGCCACGCGCCGGGACGCCGTGCCGGCGTCCCGGCGCCCGGGCCACGCGCCCCCGGGCCACCGGCCTCCTGCGGCGCCGTGCCCCCAGCGGGGGAGGCACCGGAGCGGCGCCCCTGCTGCGGGCCTGCGGCGGGTGCGGCTCCGACCGGCCACCCGTCGGGGCCGACCTCCCCCTCGTCCGCTTCGGCCGCCTGGGCGGGCTGCCCCGACGCACCGCCCTGGTGCACCGGTCCCTGCGGCGCGTGCGGCTGCGGTGCCTGCCCGCTCGGGGCTTCCGCCTGCGGCGGCCCCGCGGCCGGACCGCCCAGC encodes the following:
- a CDS encoding DNA polymerase III subunit gamma and tau, which gives rise to MSSLALYRRYRPETFTEVIGQEHVTDPLQQALRNNRVNHAYLFSGPRGCGKTTSARILARCLNCEQGPTPTPCGGCRSCLDLARNGPGSIDVIEIDAASHGGVDDARELREKAFFGPASSRYKIYIIDEAHMVTPAGFNALLKVVEEPPEHLKFIFATTEPEKVIGTIRSRTHHYPFRLVPPGTLRDYLSAVCEREAIPVDEAVLPLAVRAGAGSVRDSMSVMDQLLAGAGEDGVTYAMATALLGYTDGALLDEVVEAFAGGDGASAFEIVDRVIEGGHDPRRFVADLLERLRDLVILAAVPDAAEKGLIDAPVDVVERMVDQARKFGAAELSRAADLVNSGLTEMRGATSPRLQLELICARVLLPATYADEQSVQARLDRLERGATVAGAGGPVAGLAPAAAGGAPGAPAVAGPAAARAALGGPAAGPPQAEAPSGQAPQPHAPQGPVHQGGASGQPAQAAEADEGEVGPDGWPVGAAPAAGPQQGRRSGASPAGGTAPQEAGGPGARGPGAGTPARRPGAWPTGTGPAEGAQEPRQPQQPKQQAERRPGEWPGAGGGAGSTAPSAEAAPEQGQAAGPPAAQPQQSQPPGAGQQPQQSQQPQAPSQDSAQGAAQVRQLWPQILEAVKNRRRFTWILLSQNAQVVGFDGTTLQVGFSTSGARDSFANGGSVEVLVQALNDAVGVQWKVEAVVDPSGGAGSGPASGGGRGPGPGQGGHGGPGGAGGSGWGGGGTSPGPGAGAVPHPSPPPGAGDGAGPGGGGGASAASPSVGARQALAYAQTAPAGAEAGAAPRPSAPVAAPAAPPSSIEDDMPADDDADLDESALSGYDLIVRELGATVIEEIPHD
- a CDS encoding YbaB/EbfC family nucleoid-associated protein, which translates into the protein MIPGGGQPDMQQLLQQAQKMQQDLAAAQEELAQAHVEGSAGGGLVKATVNGSGELQGLVIDPGAVDPQDTETLADLVVAAVRDANNEAQELAQQKLGPLAQGLGGMPGMPF